One genomic window of Glycine max cultivar Williams 82 chromosome 16, Glycine_max_v4.0, whole genome shotgun sequence includes the following:
- the CRK47 gene encoding cysteine-rich receptor-like protein kinase 6 isoform X2, whose translation MMELFTNHKPIASMASYKILFLFLFVSFLNFATTDAQDERSTALFLSLYCYDGNTTANSAFQFNVRSLLSSLSSNAPGDNGFYNTTVPALNPSVFGLFMCRGDVPPQLCQHCVQNATQQLSSLCSLSIEAVIWYDECTVRYSNRSFFSTVDTRPALAFTNATNISNQESFMRSMFSVMNITADEAAKDDKKFATRQTTISEFQSLYCLAQCTPDLSPLDCRSCLSKVIGDLSWCCEGKQGASVLYPSCNVRYELYPFYRSTNTTIPPAWVPATNFPDADSQISEDPTYLNHSCPTNVTAYSTFQIYLSNLLSYLASNATNGKKYYKDNVETVYGLFMCRGDLPSQLCQQCVLNATHRISSVCNSLQEGIIWYSHCMLRYSNRNFFSEVEESPNFDMLNLTSSSTSIIPGQDYFTFTLSDTIVKLAKDAGDATDKYVTKSLKLTDSQTLYTLVQCTQDLSSKGCQNCLKDINEKIPWFRLGSVGGRVLYPSCNLRFELFPFYGGRGEETPSPIPGSGEETPSPMAGNPSTPGLQEKRKVRLRTKIFIIVPTIVSVTLFFLGYYLVKRKARKSVKTILRENFGPEGVTLEPLQFSLAAIEAATSNFSNDNRIGKGGFGEVYKGILFDGRQIAVKRLSKSSKQGANEFKNEVLLIAKLQHRNLVTFIGFCLEELEKILIYEYVPNKSLDYFLFDPQRAKMLSWFERYNIIGGIARGTYYLHELSRLKIIHRDLKPSNVLLDENMIPKISDFGLARIVEINQDQGSTNRIVGTYGYMSPEYAMLGQFSEKSDVFSFGVMVLEIISGKKNLGLYEPHRVADGLLSCVWRQWRDQTPLSILDASINENYSEIEVIKCIQIGLLCVQQNPDDRPTMVAILSYLSSHLIELPRPQEPALFLHGRKDPKAFAQESSSSHNINASTLFSINEMSISQFLPR comes from the exons ATGATGGAGTTGTTTACAAACCATAAACCAATAGCATCCATGGCTTCCTACAAgattctcttcctcttcctctttgtTAGCTTCCTCAATTTTGCAACTACTGACGCACAGGATGAAAGATCCACCGCTCTCTTTCTATCCCTTTACTGCTACGATGGCAACACTACCGCTAACAGTGCCTTCCAATTTAACGTCAGGAGCCTCCTCTCTTCCTTGTCATCAAACGCCCCCGGCGACAACGGATTCTACAACACCACAGTCCCTGCACTAAACCCCTCTGTCTTCGGACTCTTCATGTGCAGGGGTGACGTTCCTCCTCAGCTTTGTCAACATTGCGTCCAAAATGCAACCCAGCAACTAAGCTCACTGTGCTCACTGTCCATTGAAGCTGTGATTTGGTACGATGAGTGCACGGTTCGTTATTCCAACCGCTCCTTCTTCTCCACCGTGGACACTAGGCCTGCACTTGCCTTCACGAATGCTACAAATATCTCAAACCAGGAAAGTTTCATGCGTTCAATGTTTTCTGTAATGAACATAACTGCAGATGAAGCTGCTAAGGATGACAAGAAGTTTGCCACAAGGCAAACAACCATATCTGAATTTCAGAGCCTTTATTGTCTTGCTCAGTGCACTCCAGATTTGTCACCCCTTGATTGCAGAAGCTGTCTCAGTAAAGTTATAGGAGACCTTTCATGGTGCTGTGAAGGAAAGCAGGGAGCGAGTGTTCTATACCCCAGTTGTAATGTTAGGTATGAATTGTACCCTTTCTACCGCTCCACAAATACAACTATACCACCAGCGTGGGTTCCTGCAACAAATTTTCCCGATGCAGATTCACAAATTTCAGAAGATCCAACTTATCTAAACCACAGTTGCCCAACCAATGTAACTGCTTACAGCACTTTCCAAATTTATCTCAGTAACCTTCTCTCTTACTTAGCTTCCAATGCCACAAATGGGAAGAAATATTACAAGGACAACGTAGAAACTGTGTATGGCCTCTTCATGTGCCGAGGCGATCTTCCCTCTCAACTCTGCCAACAATGCGTCCTGAACGCAACCCACCGAATATCCTCAGTTTGCAATTCACTTCAAGAGGGAATCATTTGGTACAGCCACTGCATGCTTCGATATTCCAATCGGAATTTCTTCTCAGAAGTGGAAGAAAGTCCAAATTTTGACATGCTGAATCTTACCAGTTCCTCCACCAGCATCATCCCCGGGCAAGACTACTTCACTTTTACATTATCAGATACCATAGTTAAGCTGGCGAAAGACGCAGGGGATGCCACTGACAAATACGTTACCAAATCATTAAAATTGACTGATTCGCAAACTCTGTATACTCTTGTTCAATGCACGCAGGATTTGTCTAGTAAGGGTTGTCAGAACTGTCTGAaagatataaatgaaaaaattccaTGGTTCCGCTTGGGAAGCGTAGGGGGAAGAGTTCTATATCCGAGCTGCAATCTCAGGTTTGAATTGTTCCCATTTTACGGGGGTAGAGGTGAAGAAACTCCGTCGCCAATACCGGGTAGTGGTGAAGAAACTCCATCGCCAATGGCGGGTAATCCTTCTACACCAGGCCTTCAAG aaaaaagaaaagtccGATTGcgaacaaaaattttcattattgtaCCCACAATTGTTTCTGTGACGCTCTTCTTTCTTGGCTATTATTTGGTAAAGAGAAAAGCAAGAAAGAGTGTTAAGACTATTCTTAGAGAAAATT TTGGTCCTGAAGGTGTCACTTTAGAGCCATTGCAATTTAGTTTGGCTGCAATTGAAGCAGCAACCAGCAACTTTTCAAATGATAATAGGATCGGCAAAGGCGGGTTTGGAGAAGTTTACAAG GGCATTCTTTTTGATGGACGACAAATAGCTGTAAAAAGACTCTCAAAAAGTTCTAAGCAAGGCGCAAATGAGTTTAAGAATGAGGTTTTATTAATAGCCAAACTTCAACACAGAAATCTTGTGACATTCATCGGATTTTGTCTTGAAGAACTTGAAAAAATACTTATCTACGAATATGTGCCAAACAAGAgtcttgattattttttatttg ATCCTCAACGAGCAAAGATGTTAAGTTGGTTTGAACGCTATAACATTATAGGAGGAATTGCCCGAGGAACTTATTACTTGCATGAATTATCTCGACTCAAAATCATACACCGTGATCTCAAACCTAGTAATGTTTTATTAGATGAaaatatgattccaaaaatttcaGATTTTGGTTTGGCTAGAATTGTTGAAATAAATCAAGACCAAGGAAGTACAAATAGAATTGTTGGAACATA TGGTTATATGTCTCCAGAATATGCAATGCTTGGacaattttcagaaaaatcAGATGTTTTTAGTTTTGGAGTGATGGTTCTAGAGATTATTTcaggaaaaaagaatttaggcttaTATGAACCACATCGTGTTGCTGATGGCCTCTTGAGTTGT GTTTGGAGACAATGGAGGGATCAAACACCCTTAAGCATACTAGACGCAAgtattaatgaaaattattcTGAAATTGAAGTTATTAAATGCATTCAAATTGGTTTATTATGTGTTCAACAAAATCCTGATGACAGACCCACAATGGTTGCAATTCTTTCTTATCTTAGTAGTCATTTAATTGAATTGCCACGTCCTCAAGAACCTGCCCTTTTCTTACATGGTAGAAAGGATCCTAAAGCATTTGCACAAGAATCAAGTTCAAGTCACAATATCAATGCTTCCACTTTATTCTCTATTAATGAAATGTCTATAAGTCAATTTCTTCCTCGATAG
- the CRK47 gene encoding cysteine-rich receptor-like protein kinase 6 isoform X1 — MMELFTNHKPIASMASYKILFLFLFVSFLNFATTDAQDERSTALFLSLYCYDGNTTANSAFQFNVRSLLSSLSSNAPGDNGFYNTTVPALNPSVFGLFMCRGDVPPQLCQHCVQNATQQLSSLCSLSIEAVIWYDECTVRYSNRSFFSTVDTRPALAFTNATNISNQESFMRSMFSVMNITADEAAKDDKKFATRQTTISEFQSLYCLAQCTPDLSPLDCRSCLSKVIGDLSWCCEGKQGASVLYPSCNVRYELYPFYRSTNTTIPPAWVPATNFPDADSQISEDPTYLNHSCPTNVTAYSTFQIYLSNLLSYLASNATNGKKYYKDNVETVYGLFMCRGDLPSQLCQQCVLNATHRISSVCNSLQEGIIWYSHCMLRYSNRNFFSEVEESPNFDMLNLTSSSTSIIPGQDYFTFTLSDTIVKLAKDAGDATDKYVTKSLKLTDSQTLYTLVQCTQDLSSKGCQNCLKDINEKIPWFRLGSVGGRVLYPSCNLRFELFPFYGGRGEETPSPIPGSGEETPSPMAGNPSTPGLQEKRKVRLRTKIFIIVPTIVSVTLFFLGYYLVKRKARKSVKTILRENFGPEGVTLEPLQFSLAAIEAATSNFSNDNRIGKGGFGEVYKGILFDGRQIAVKRLSKSSKQGANEFKNEVLLIAKLQHRNLVTFIGFCLEELEKILIYEYVPNKSLDYFLFGLTLATLKLLNYLMFIYTYIHIYYLIQLNDQIKKNISHSHFNVKQADPQRAKMLSWFERYNIIGGIARGTYYLHELSRLKIIHRDLKPSNVLLDENMIPKISDFGLARIVEINQDQGSTNRIVGTYGYMSPEYAMLGQFSEKSDVFSFGVMVLEIISGKKNLGLYEPHRVADGLLSCVWRQWRDQTPLSILDASINENYSEIEVIKCIQIGLLCVQQNPDDRPTMVAILSYLSSHLIELPRPQEPALFLHGRKDPKAFAQESSSSHNINASTLFSINEMSISQFLPR, encoded by the exons ATGATGGAGTTGTTTACAAACCATAAACCAATAGCATCCATGGCTTCCTACAAgattctcttcctcttcctctttgtTAGCTTCCTCAATTTTGCAACTACTGACGCACAGGATGAAAGATCCACCGCTCTCTTTCTATCCCTTTACTGCTACGATGGCAACACTACCGCTAACAGTGCCTTCCAATTTAACGTCAGGAGCCTCCTCTCTTCCTTGTCATCAAACGCCCCCGGCGACAACGGATTCTACAACACCACAGTCCCTGCACTAAACCCCTCTGTCTTCGGACTCTTCATGTGCAGGGGTGACGTTCCTCCTCAGCTTTGTCAACATTGCGTCCAAAATGCAACCCAGCAACTAAGCTCACTGTGCTCACTGTCCATTGAAGCTGTGATTTGGTACGATGAGTGCACGGTTCGTTATTCCAACCGCTCCTTCTTCTCCACCGTGGACACTAGGCCTGCACTTGCCTTCACGAATGCTACAAATATCTCAAACCAGGAAAGTTTCATGCGTTCAATGTTTTCTGTAATGAACATAACTGCAGATGAAGCTGCTAAGGATGACAAGAAGTTTGCCACAAGGCAAACAACCATATCTGAATTTCAGAGCCTTTATTGTCTTGCTCAGTGCACTCCAGATTTGTCACCCCTTGATTGCAGAAGCTGTCTCAGTAAAGTTATAGGAGACCTTTCATGGTGCTGTGAAGGAAAGCAGGGAGCGAGTGTTCTATACCCCAGTTGTAATGTTAGGTATGAATTGTACCCTTTCTACCGCTCCACAAATACAACTATACCACCAGCGTGGGTTCCTGCAACAAATTTTCCCGATGCAGATTCACAAATTTCAGAAGATCCAACTTATCTAAACCACAGTTGCCCAACCAATGTAACTGCTTACAGCACTTTCCAAATTTATCTCAGTAACCTTCTCTCTTACTTAGCTTCCAATGCCACAAATGGGAAGAAATATTACAAGGACAACGTAGAAACTGTGTATGGCCTCTTCATGTGCCGAGGCGATCTTCCCTCTCAACTCTGCCAACAATGCGTCCTGAACGCAACCCACCGAATATCCTCAGTTTGCAATTCACTTCAAGAGGGAATCATTTGGTACAGCCACTGCATGCTTCGATATTCCAATCGGAATTTCTTCTCAGAAGTGGAAGAAAGTCCAAATTTTGACATGCTGAATCTTACCAGTTCCTCCACCAGCATCATCCCCGGGCAAGACTACTTCACTTTTACATTATCAGATACCATAGTTAAGCTGGCGAAAGACGCAGGGGATGCCACTGACAAATACGTTACCAAATCATTAAAATTGACTGATTCGCAAACTCTGTATACTCTTGTTCAATGCACGCAGGATTTGTCTAGTAAGGGTTGTCAGAACTGTCTGAaagatataaatgaaaaaattccaTGGTTCCGCTTGGGAAGCGTAGGGGGAAGAGTTCTATATCCGAGCTGCAATCTCAGGTTTGAATTGTTCCCATTTTACGGGGGTAGAGGTGAAGAAACTCCGTCGCCAATACCGGGTAGTGGTGAAGAAACTCCATCGCCAATGGCGGGTAATCCTTCTACACCAGGCCTTCAAG aaaaaagaaaagtccGATTGcgaacaaaaattttcattattgtaCCCACAATTGTTTCTGTGACGCTCTTCTTTCTTGGCTATTATTTGGTAAAGAGAAAAGCAAGAAAGAGTGTTAAGACTATTCTTAGAGAAAATT TTGGTCCTGAAGGTGTCACTTTAGAGCCATTGCAATTTAGTTTGGCTGCAATTGAAGCAGCAACCAGCAACTTTTCAAATGATAATAGGATCGGCAAAGGCGGGTTTGGAGAAGTTTACAAG GGCATTCTTTTTGATGGACGACAAATAGCTGTAAAAAGACTCTCAAAAAGTTCTAAGCAAGGCGCAAATGAGTTTAAGAATGAGGTTTTATTAATAGCCAAACTTCAACACAGAAATCTTGTGACATTCATCGGATTTTGTCTTGAAGAACTTGAAAAAATACTTATCTACGAATATGTGCCAAACAAGAgtcttgattattttttatttggtttgacCCTTGCCACCCTTAAACtcctaaattatttaatgtttatatacacatatatacatatatattatttaattcaacttaatgatcaaattaaaaaaaacatctcaCACTCACATTTCAATGTTAAACAAGCAGATCCTCAACGAGCAAAGATGTTAAGTTGGTTTGAACGCTATAACATTATAGGAGGAATTGCCCGAGGAACTTATTACTTGCATGAATTATCTCGACTCAAAATCATACACCGTGATCTCAAACCTAGTAATGTTTTATTAGATGAaaatatgattccaaaaatttcaGATTTTGGTTTGGCTAGAATTGTTGAAATAAATCAAGACCAAGGAAGTACAAATAGAATTGTTGGAACATA TGGTTATATGTCTCCAGAATATGCAATGCTTGGacaattttcagaaaaatcAGATGTTTTTAGTTTTGGAGTGATGGTTCTAGAGATTATTTcaggaaaaaagaatttaggcttaTATGAACCACATCGTGTTGCTGATGGCCTCTTGAGTTGT GTTTGGAGACAATGGAGGGATCAAACACCCTTAAGCATACTAGACGCAAgtattaatgaaaattattcTGAAATTGAAGTTATTAAATGCATTCAAATTGGTTTATTATGTGTTCAACAAAATCCTGATGACAGACCCACAATGGTTGCAATTCTTTCTTATCTTAGTAGTCATTTAATTGAATTGCCACGTCCTCAAGAACCTGCCCTTTTCTTACATGGTAGAAAGGATCCTAAAGCATTTGCACAAGAATCAAGTTCAAGTCACAATATCAATGCTTCCACTTTATTCTCTATTAATGAAATGTCTATAAGTCAATTTCTTCCTCGATAG
- the CRK47 gene encoding cysteine-rich receptor-like protein kinase 6 isoform X3, which yields MMELFTNHKPIASMASYKILFLFLFVSFLNFATTDAQDERSTALFLSLYCYDGNTTANSAFQFNVRSLLSSLSSNAPGDNGFYNTTVPALNPSVFGLFMCRGDVPPQLCQHCVQNATQQLSSLCSLSIEAVIWYDECTVRYSNRSFFSTVDTRPALAFTNATNISNQESFMRSMFSVMNITADEAAKDDKKFATRQTTISEFQSLYCLAQCTPDLSPLDCRSCLSKVIGDLSWCCEGKQGASVLYPSCNVRYELYPFYRSTNTTIPPAWVPATNFPDADSQISEDPTYLNHSCPTNVTAYSTFQIYLSNLLSYLASNATNGKKYYKDNVETVYGLFMCRGDLPSQLCQQCVLNATHRISSVCNSLQEGIIWYSHCMLRYSNRNFFSEVEESPNFDMLNLTSSSTSIIPGQDYFTFTLSDTIVKLAKDAGDATDKYVTKSLKLTDSQTLYTLVQCTQDLSSKGCQNCLKDINEKIPWFRLGSVGGRVLYPSCNLRFELFPFYGGRGEETPSPIPGSGEETPSPMAGNPSTPGLQVGPEGVTLEPLQFSLAAIEAATSNFSNDNRIGKGGFGEVYKGILFDGRQIAVKRLSKSSKQGANEFKNEVLLIAKLQHRNLVTFIGFCLEELEKILIYEYVPNKSLDYFLFGLTLATLKLLNYLMFIYTYIHIYYLIQLNDQIKKNISHSHFNVKQADPQRAKMLSWFERYNIIGGIARGTYYLHELSRLKIIHRDLKPSNVLLDENMIPKISDFGLARIVEINQDQGSTNRIVGTYGYMSPEYAMLGQFSEKSDVFSFGVMVLEIISGKKNLGLYEPHRVADGLLSCVWRQWRDQTPLSILDASINENYSEIEVIKCIQIGLLCVQQNPDDRPTMVAILSYLSSHLIELPRPQEPALFLHGRKDPKAFAQESSSSHNINASTLFSINEMSISQFLPR from the exons ATGATGGAGTTGTTTACAAACCATAAACCAATAGCATCCATGGCTTCCTACAAgattctcttcctcttcctctttgtTAGCTTCCTCAATTTTGCAACTACTGACGCACAGGATGAAAGATCCACCGCTCTCTTTCTATCCCTTTACTGCTACGATGGCAACACTACCGCTAACAGTGCCTTCCAATTTAACGTCAGGAGCCTCCTCTCTTCCTTGTCATCAAACGCCCCCGGCGACAACGGATTCTACAACACCACAGTCCCTGCACTAAACCCCTCTGTCTTCGGACTCTTCATGTGCAGGGGTGACGTTCCTCCTCAGCTTTGTCAACATTGCGTCCAAAATGCAACCCAGCAACTAAGCTCACTGTGCTCACTGTCCATTGAAGCTGTGATTTGGTACGATGAGTGCACGGTTCGTTATTCCAACCGCTCCTTCTTCTCCACCGTGGACACTAGGCCTGCACTTGCCTTCACGAATGCTACAAATATCTCAAACCAGGAAAGTTTCATGCGTTCAATGTTTTCTGTAATGAACATAACTGCAGATGAAGCTGCTAAGGATGACAAGAAGTTTGCCACAAGGCAAACAACCATATCTGAATTTCAGAGCCTTTATTGTCTTGCTCAGTGCACTCCAGATTTGTCACCCCTTGATTGCAGAAGCTGTCTCAGTAAAGTTATAGGAGACCTTTCATGGTGCTGTGAAGGAAAGCAGGGAGCGAGTGTTCTATACCCCAGTTGTAATGTTAGGTATGAATTGTACCCTTTCTACCGCTCCACAAATACAACTATACCACCAGCGTGGGTTCCTGCAACAAATTTTCCCGATGCAGATTCACAAATTTCAGAAGATCCAACTTATCTAAACCACAGTTGCCCAACCAATGTAACTGCTTACAGCACTTTCCAAATTTATCTCAGTAACCTTCTCTCTTACTTAGCTTCCAATGCCACAAATGGGAAGAAATATTACAAGGACAACGTAGAAACTGTGTATGGCCTCTTCATGTGCCGAGGCGATCTTCCCTCTCAACTCTGCCAACAATGCGTCCTGAACGCAACCCACCGAATATCCTCAGTTTGCAATTCACTTCAAGAGGGAATCATTTGGTACAGCCACTGCATGCTTCGATATTCCAATCGGAATTTCTTCTCAGAAGTGGAAGAAAGTCCAAATTTTGACATGCTGAATCTTACCAGTTCCTCCACCAGCATCATCCCCGGGCAAGACTACTTCACTTTTACATTATCAGATACCATAGTTAAGCTGGCGAAAGACGCAGGGGATGCCACTGACAAATACGTTACCAAATCATTAAAATTGACTGATTCGCAAACTCTGTATACTCTTGTTCAATGCACGCAGGATTTGTCTAGTAAGGGTTGTCAGAACTGTCTGAaagatataaatgaaaaaattccaTGGTTCCGCTTGGGAAGCGTAGGGGGAAGAGTTCTATATCCGAGCTGCAATCTCAGGTTTGAATTGTTCCCATTTTACGGGGGTAGAGGTGAAGAAACTCCGTCGCCAATACCGGGTAGTGGTGAAGAAACTCCATCGCCAATGGCGGGTAATCCTTCTACACCAGGCCTTCAAG TTGGTCCTGAAGGTGTCACTTTAGAGCCATTGCAATTTAGTTTGGCTGCAATTGAAGCAGCAACCAGCAACTTTTCAAATGATAATAGGATCGGCAAAGGCGGGTTTGGAGAAGTTTACAAG GGCATTCTTTTTGATGGACGACAAATAGCTGTAAAAAGACTCTCAAAAAGTTCTAAGCAAGGCGCAAATGAGTTTAAGAATGAGGTTTTATTAATAGCCAAACTTCAACACAGAAATCTTGTGACATTCATCGGATTTTGTCTTGAAGAACTTGAAAAAATACTTATCTACGAATATGTGCCAAACAAGAgtcttgattattttttatttggtttgacCCTTGCCACCCTTAAACtcctaaattatttaatgtttatatacacatatatacatatatattatttaattcaacttaatgatcaaattaaaaaaaacatctcaCACTCACATTTCAATGTTAAACAAGCAGATCCTCAACGAGCAAAGATGTTAAGTTGGTTTGAACGCTATAACATTATAGGAGGAATTGCCCGAGGAACTTATTACTTGCATGAATTATCTCGACTCAAAATCATACACCGTGATCTCAAACCTAGTAATGTTTTATTAGATGAaaatatgattccaaaaatttcaGATTTTGGTTTGGCTAGAATTGTTGAAATAAATCAAGACCAAGGAAGTACAAATAGAATTGTTGGAACATA TGGTTATATGTCTCCAGAATATGCAATGCTTGGacaattttcagaaaaatcAGATGTTTTTAGTTTTGGAGTGATGGTTCTAGAGATTATTTcaggaaaaaagaatttaggcttaTATGAACCACATCGTGTTGCTGATGGCCTCTTGAGTTGT GTTTGGAGACAATGGAGGGATCAAACACCCTTAAGCATACTAGACGCAAgtattaatgaaaattattcTGAAATTGAAGTTATTAAATGCATTCAAATTGGTTTATTATGTGTTCAACAAAATCCTGATGACAGACCCACAATGGTTGCAATTCTTTCTTATCTTAGTAGTCATTTAATTGAATTGCCACGTCCTCAAGAACCTGCCCTTTTCTTACATGGTAGAAAGGATCCTAAAGCATTTGCACAAGAATCAAGTTCAAGTCACAATATCAATGCTTCCACTTTATTCTCTATTAATGAAATGTCTATAAGTCAATTTCTTCCTCGATAG